The Tenrec ecaudatus isolate mTenEca1 chromosome 13, mTenEca1.hap1, whole genome shotgun sequence genome segment cctcttccctgggggagggacaacagacaagagggcagggggagacatcggactgtgtaacatatgaaaacataataataatttatgaattatgaagggttcatgaggtaggggcagtgggcagggagggggaaaatgagcagctgatattaagggctcaagtagaaggcaaatgttttgagaatgatgctggcaacaaatgtacatatgtgcttgacacaatggatgtatgtatgaagtgtaataataattgtatgagctgagataggaaaggaagtggataggatatgaggtgggggaaaggaagtggtgttaacaaacccagggataagggaacaaaaagtgatccaaatcggtgatgaggagggtttgggaggcctggtagggcatggccaagggtaatgtaacaaagaggtattgctgaaacccaggtggggactgagcatgatagtgggacaggaggaacgtcaagggaaatagaggaaagagcagggaggcaaaggacatttatagaggtctagttaaagacatgtacatatgcaaatatatttataaatgaggattgggaaatagatctatgtgcatatatttataggtttagtattaaggtagccgaagggcattgggcctccactcaaatactccctcaatgcaataatactttcttctactaaattggcattctatgatgctcaccttccggacacaaccactgaagaaaaagtggataaataaacaaatgtggtaaagaaagctgatggtgcccagctatcaaaagatatagcatctagggtcttaaaagcttgaggataaacaagcggccatctagctcagaaggaacaaagcccacatagaagaacacccCAGTCTGTGTGGtcacgaagggatcagttatcaggcatcaaagaacaaaaaaccatatcattgggtgcacacctccatgatacaatcgctgaggacaaatgggtgcataagcaaatatggcaaagaaagcagatagtgcccggctatcaaaaggtttggcatctggggtcttaaaggcttgaaggtaaacaagcgggcatctagctcagaagcaacaatgcccacatgaaagaagcacaccagggggTCGCGGCCATCACCCTCCCCGGCGCGGCAGGCCCTCCGCACTTGACACAGGCCCCGCGGACTTCTGCCCGGACCGCCTTAGAGTCGCTGCTGCTGTCGCCCCGTTGGCCGCCGTTCGTGCTCCGCTGCCCGTCCGCGCAGGCAGTCATGTTGGAGCATCTGGGCTCGCTGCCCACCCAGATGGATTACAGGGGCCAGAAGCTAGCCGAACAGATGTTTCAGGGGATCATCCTCTTTTCTGCAATCGTTGGATTTGTCTACGGGTACGTGGCTGAACAGTTCGGATGGACTGTCTATATAGTTATGGCCGGATTTGCTTTTTCATGTTTGCTGACTTTGCCTCCGTGGCCCATCTATCGCCGGCATCCCCTCAAGTGGTTACCTGTTCAAGATTCAGGAAcagaagacaagaaaccgggcGACAGGAAAATCAAGAGGCATGCTAAAAATAACTAAGGTCTTTGTGGTTGCGCTTCACTGTGGCACCTGCATCTGCCGCTGTGGATGAATGAGCTAAATTGCTTTTCTACCCAGACCATGAGTTTAAGAAGCACCAGTGTTCTTAAGACACAGCTCCATGTAGACTAGGCTTTAACATTCTCACTCCTAGCTCCCTGGGTTTTGACTTGTAAATATTTTTTTGGCCATCGCTTCATAACCTCGCTCTGAAACGGAGAACAGAAAACTCAAATGTGTGGTTTCTTTCAGGTCTACATAAATAGAATAAAAACTACATACTGCACAGTACAgtttaaccatcaaagtcagtgGGTGATCCTCCGGTGGTTTCCATTAAAACTCATAGCCCAAGATCAAGTTTAAAgggtcttttttcttttccattcctGTACTGCAAGCAGGTCTCTTAGTGAAAAATGAATTTAGAAGTCTACTGCCCACTAAGTGTTCGTAAACACCACGTCTATTCTGTCTGTACCTGCGAGTTCTATGAAAATATTGCCCAAGGAAATTTGTGGTCAATTCATGCTTTGGTACTCCTGAAATAAAGGTTTTTGTtacacaggggaaaaaaaaaaaaaagaagcacaccagcctgtgagatcacgaggtgttgaagggatcaggtataaggcatcatcagaacagaaaatcttaccatagtgaatgtgggtggggagtgcagagtggagacccaaatcccatttgtcggccactggagatccccttgcaagaggggtctaggggaggaaatgggtcaggcagggtgtgatgtagcaacgatgaaaaataaaactttcctctagttcctaaatgcttcctccacacacacacccaaccccccactatcatggtcccaattctaccttgcaagtctggctagaccagaggatgtacactggtgcagataggaactggaaacacggaatccagggtggatgataccttcagcgccaggggtgtgagtggcgatactgggaaggtagagggagagtgggttggaaagagggaaccaattacaaggatctacatgtgacttcctccctggggggtggacaacagaaaagtgggtgaagggagacatcagacagtgtaaggtatgaccaaataataatttataaattatcaagggtccatgagggaagggggaggctggtgtgcttcttccatgtggattttgttgttttggagctagatggccgcttgtttactttcaagcctttaagaccccagatgctatatcttttgataggtgaacaccatcaaatttcttcaccacatttgcttatgcaaccactttgtTGTCAGCAATcaagttgggaaggtgagcatcatggaatgccagtttaataaaatgaagtgttcttgctttgagggagtacttgagtggaggcccaatgtccatctgctaccttaatactaaacctataaatatatacacatagatctatttccccatcatcatatataaattatttatgtacttgcctgtgtttagacctctataaataccccttgcctcctagtactttcctctatttccttttacattcctcttgtcccagtatcatgctcagccttcatttgggtttcagtaattcctcttggttacattacccttgatcaagccctaccaggcctcttacaccctcctcaccactgatttt includes the following:
- the LOC142424395 gene encoding signal peptidase complex subunit 1, with amino-acid sequence MLEHLGSLPTQMDYRGQKLAEQMFQGIILFSAIVGFVYGYVAEQFGWTVYIVMAGFAFSCLLTLPPWPIYRRHPLKWLPVQDSGTEDKKPGDRKIKRHAKNN